A DNA window from Malus domestica chromosome 12, GDT2T_hap1 contains the following coding sequences:
- the LOC103423334 gene encoding uncharacterized protein isoform X2 translates to METNGSNSNSNENQPSDASNIDRREKLTEKEVFINHEVAWQERRREWVGDQSQKSQRAPREPIMSWTTTYEDLLLSTEPFQEPIPLAEMVDFLANIWQEEGLYD, encoded by the exons ATGGAAACTAATGGTAGCAATTCTAATTCCAATGAAAATCAGCCTTCCGATGCTTCAAATATTGATAGGAGAGAGAAGCTTACTGAGAAAGAAGTCTTTATTAATCATG AGGTAGCTTGgcaagagagaagaagagaatggGTCGGTGATCAGTCTCAGAAATCACAAAGAGCGCCAAGAGAACCAATTATGAG CTGGACCACAACGTATGAGGATCTTCTTTTATCTACCGAACCTTTTCAGGAGCCAATACCTTTAGCT GAAATGGTGGATTTTTTAGCTAATATCTGGCAAGAAGAAGGCCTCTATGACTAG
- the LOC103423334 gene encoding uncharacterized protein isoform X1 translates to METNGSNSNSNENQPSDASNIDRREKLTEKEVFINHAEVAWQERRREWVGDQSQKSQRAPREPIMSWTTTYEDLLLSTEPFQEPIPLAEMVDFLANIWQEEGLYD, encoded by the exons ATGGAAACTAATGGTAGCAATTCTAATTCCAATGAAAATCAGCCTTCCGATGCTTCAAATATTGATAGGAGAGAGAAGCTTACTGAGAAAGAAGTCTTTATTAATCATG CAGAGGTAGCTTGgcaagagagaagaagagaatggGTCGGTGATCAGTCTCAGAAATCACAAAGAGCGCCAAGAGAACCAATTATGAG CTGGACCACAACGTATGAGGATCTTCTTTTATCTACCGAACCTTTTCAGGAGCCAATACCTTTAGCT GAAATGGTGGATTTTTTAGCTAATATCTGGCAAGAAGAAGGCCTCTATGACTAG